One Streptococcus gallolyticus subsp. gallolyticus DSM 16831 DNA window includes the following coding sequences:
- a CDS encoding extracellular solute-binding protein — protein MKWRKQLIAAGIVALATTAGLILTACSKEDDTSADGKVTIEYFNQKTEMVDTLKEIIKDFEAENPNIHVKMTSVPSAGTVLKTRMLAGDAPDVINIYPQNVDFKEWAKAGYFEDMTGKSYLENIKNNYAENYAVNGKIYSVPLSANVSGIYFNKTKFDELGLKVPETWDEFETLVKQIKADGETPFALAGSEGWTLNGYHQLAYISVTGSGDKANDYLRFSPVNSISTSDNEVKEVLTRLDLLADKGNQQSNWEGASYNDSVVAFATEEALMLPGGSWVLAAIKQQDPDFEISTFAFPGEKTGQEVTVGAGDLALSISSSTKHKKECEKFISYMASAEAMQKYYDVDGSPVSVEGVVEDDNSPLAPLYQLAFTDKHYVWLGENWTSEEDFFSLTANYLLNQDADQYVSELNAFFNPMKADVNK, from the coding sequence ATGAAATGGCGTAAACAATTGATAGCTGCTGGCATAGTAGCTTTAGCTACCACTGCTGGTTTAATATTGACGGCGTGTTCAAAAGAGGATGACACATCGGCTGATGGCAAAGTAACTATTGAATATTTCAATCAAAAGACAGAAATGGTGGATACGTTAAAAGAAATCATTAAGGATTTTGAAGCAGAAAATCCTAACATTCACGTTAAAATGACAAGTGTTCCAAGTGCTGGAACAGTTCTAAAAACACGTATGCTTGCAGGTGACGCCCCAGATGTCATTAACATTTATCCTCAGAATGTAGATTTTAAAGAGTGGGCAAAAGCTGGTTATTTTGAAGATATGACAGGTAAGTCTTATCTTGAGAACATCAAAAATAACTATGCAGAAAACTATGCAGTAAATGGAAAAATTTATAGCGTGCCTTTATCAGCCAATGTTTCAGGAATTTACTTTAATAAAACAAAATTTGACGAATTAGGACTCAAAGTTCCAGAAACTTGGGATGAATTTGAAACTTTGGTAAAACAAATCAAGGCTGACGGTGAAACACCATTTGCGCTTGCTGGTAGTGAAGGTTGGACTTTAAATGGTTATCATCAGCTGGCTTACATTAGCGTGACTGGTAGTGGTGATAAGGCAAATGATTACCTTCGTTTTTCTCCCGTTAATTCTATCTCAACTTCTGATAATGAAGTTAAGGAAGTTCTAACTCGTTTGGATTTACTTGCTGATAAGGGGAACCAGCAAAGTAATTGGGAAGGTGCTTCTTACAACGATTCTGTTGTGGCATTTGCGACTGAAGAAGCCTTGATGTTACCAGGTGGTTCATGGGTATTAGCAGCGATTAAACAACAAGATCCTGATTTTGAAATTTCAACATTTGCCTTTCCTGGTGAAAAAACTGGTCAAGAAGTTACAGTTGGAGCGGGAGATTTGGCGCTATCAATTTCATCATCAACAAAGCACAAAAAAGAATGTGAAAAATTTATTTCCTATATGGCGTCAGCTGAGGCTATGCAAAAATATTATGATGTTGATGGTTCACCAGTGTCTGTAGAGGGTGTGGTTGAAGATGACAATTCTCCACTTGCTCCGCTTTATCAGCTAGCATTTACAGATAAACACTATGTTTGGCTTGGTGAAAATTGGACAAGCGAAGAAGATTTCTTTAGTTTGACAGCTAACTATCTTTTGAATCAAGATGCTGATCAATATGTTAGTGAGTTAAATGCATTCTTCAATCCAATGAAAGCTGACGTAAATAAATAG
- a CDS encoding alpha-galactosidase encodes MGITIKGNLFYIQSKEMSMIIENREGDLLLRHIGGKIANYHGSNAIFEKDHAFSGNPTPDNRTFSYDTQRQIFGVHGFGDFRCPSLKIQHDNNELTQFKLKDSHILHGVVEATGLPSPHSMEGAETLVFILEDEFAKLRLTLYYTAYADRATISTFAKISNLSDKAVIINRALSTMLDVPAGNYDVVTLQGAYAREKTVRRQMVEQGIFSIASNRGASGHAQTPAVILCDRTATEDAGSALALQLLYSGNFQAFVQKNQLNEVRLGIGINDDNFAWQLAARDNFETPVALMTYSAKGLTHLSQESQLFVQNHIMPKQFAHVERPILINNWEATYFAFKQEKLLDLVDEASRLGIELFVLDDGWFGNRFDDNRALGDWGVNEEKLGGPLSDLIDKVHAKGLKFGLWFEPEMISVDSDLYRTHPDWAIQAEGRAHTYSRNQLVLNLANPDVVAYIKLAIDKILTENAIDYVKWDYNRNITNIGNGDSALATKMQSHAYMLGLYDLVSYLTGKHSNILFESCSGGGGRNDLGMMRYFPQVWASDNTDAISRLQIQYGSSYLYPTISMGSHVSASPNHQMGRTTPIETRGNVAMMGNLGYELDLTSLPESEKEVIATQVSHYKDIRPVVQFGKHYRLINPEQGANEAAVQFVYEDKVVVTYVRTLSMIETIETTLKLKGLEEADTYRLQETGQVFSGAELMYAGLTVTLPQGDYLSKQYYFVKQ; translated from the coding sequence GTGGGAATTACAATCAAAGGAAATCTTTTCTATATTCAGAGTAAAGAGATGTCAATGATTATTGAGAATCGAGAAGGTGATTTACTTCTTCGTCATATTGGTGGTAAAATCGCTAACTATCACGGTTCAAATGCGATATTTGAGAAAGATCATGCTTTTTCAGGCAATCCGACTCCCGATAATCGTACGTTTAGCTATGATACCCAACGTCAAATCTTTGGTGTGCATGGCTTTGGTGATTTTCGTTGCCCATCACTTAAAATTCAACATGATAACAATGAATTAACACAATTTAAGTTAAAAGATAGTCATATTTTACATGGAGTTGTTGAGGCAACAGGATTACCTAGTCCTCATTCAATGGAAGGTGCTGAAACATTAGTGTTTATCTTAGAAGATGAATTTGCTAAATTGCGTCTGACGCTTTATTACACAGCTTATGCAGATCGTGCAACTATTTCAACCTTTGCTAAGATTAGTAATCTATCCGATAAAGCTGTTATCATCAACCGTGCTTTATCAACTATGCTTGATGTACCTGCTGGAAATTATGATGTGGTGACTTTGCAAGGAGCTTATGCGCGTGAGAAAACAGTTCGTCGTCAAATGGTCGAGCAAGGCATCTTTAGCATTGCTTCAAATCGCGGAGCTTCTGGTCATGCTCAGACTCCAGCTGTGATTTTGTGTGATAGGACAGCGACGGAGGATGCTGGCAGTGCCCTTGCTTTGCAGCTACTTTATAGTGGTAATTTTCAAGCTTTTGTTCAAAAAAATCAATTGAATGAAGTTCGCTTAGGGATTGGTATTAATGATGATAACTTTGCTTGGCAATTGGCAGCTAGAGATAATTTTGAAACGCCAGTGGCTTTGATGACTTATTCGGCAAAAGGTTTGACACACTTGAGCCAAGAAAGCCAGTTGTTTGTGCAAAATCATATCATGCCAAAACAATTTGCTCATGTTGAGCGTCCGATTCTTATCAATAACTGGGAAGCGACTTATTTTGCTTTCAAGCAAGAAAAATTGCTTGATTTAGTTGATGAAGCAAGCAGACTTGGTATTGAACTCTTTGTTTTAGATGACGGTTGGTTTGGAAATCGATTTGACGATAATCGTGCACTTGGTGACTGGGGTGTCAATGAAGAAAAACTCGGTGGACCATTGAGTGATTTGATTGATAAAGTTCATGCTAAAGGCTTGAAATTTGGTTTGTGGTTTGAACCGGAAATGATTTCTGTAGATAGTGACCTTTACCGTACCCATCCTGATTGGGCTATTCAAGCTGAGGGTCGTGCTCATACTTATTCTCGTAATCAATTGGTACTTAACCTTGCCAACCCTGATGTGGTAGCTTATATTAAATTAGCTATCGATAAAATCTTGACAGAAAATGCTATTGATTATGTCAAATGGGATTATAACCGTAACATCACAAATATCGGAAATGGCGACTCAGCTCTTGCCACTAAGATGCAATCTCATGCATATATGTTAGGTTTGTATGATTTGGTATCCTATTTGACTGGAAAACATAGCAATATTCTCTTTGAATCATGCTCAGGTGGCGGTGGTCGAAATGACCTTGGAATGATGCGCTACTTCCCACAAGTTTGGGCTAGTGATAATACAGATGCCATTTCTCGTTTGCAAATTCAATATGGTTCAAGCTATCTGTACCCAACTATCTCTATGGGTTCCCATGTTTCAGCAAGCCCAAATCACCAAATGGGACGCACAACACCAATTGAAACACGTGGAAATGTTGCTATGATGGGAAATCTTGGCTACGAACTTGATTTGACAAGCCTACCAGAAAGTGAAAAAGAAGTGATTGCTACTCAGGTTTCTCACTACAAAGACATTCGTCCAGTTGTCCAATTTGGGAAGCATTATCGTCTTATCAATCCAGAACAAGGCGCAAATGAAGCGGCTGTGCAATTTGTCTATGAAGATAAAGTCGTTGTAACTTACGTTCGCACACTTTCAATGATTGAAACAATTGAAACGACGCTCAAGCTGAAAGGTTTAGAGGAAGCAGATACCTATCGCTTACAAGAAACAGGACAAGTTTTCTCCGGGGCTGAACTCATGTATGCAGGTTTGACCGTAACTCTCCCACAAGGTGACTATCTCAGCAAACAATACTATTTTGTGAAACAATAA
- a CDS encoding AraC family transcriptional regulator — protein MNVLNTYNEFDTNNFDLNVDHYGAEICDKNYSFGPTIRDNFVLHFIVDGKGKFTIDGQTTELGVGDMFILPKGKVTFYQADKEHPWTYLWVGFSGSKAESILSKTQLLEQYFCHSTLKSRVLDQIVKLTQFRDQKLDDVTELQLIAELYKLLAYLIEESPSKAISDGSILIQNYIRQTKKIIHSQYGTSLKVGEIADKLNLNRSYLYKIFKEETGYSIKDYIIQVRMEKSADLLTNTTFHISEVASAVGFTDGLTFSKAFKKYFNQSPSNYRKTLKN, from the coding sequence TTGAACGTTCTAAATACCTATAACGAATTTGATACCAATAATTTTGATCTAAATGTTGACCACTACGGGGCTGAAATTTGTGACAAAAACTACTCTTTTGGTCCAACTATTCGTGATAATTTTGTTCTGCATTTTATTGTTGATGGTAAAGGAAAATTTACTATTGATGGCCAAACCACTGAACTTGGTGTTGGTGATATGTTTATCCTTCCCAAAGGAAAAGTGACCTTTTATCAAGCTGATAAAGAACATCCTTGGACATATCTCTGGGTCGGATTTAGCGGTTCAAAGGCTGAAAGTATTTTAAGTAAAACTCAGCTACTAGAGCAATACTTCTGCCATTCAACACTTAAGTCCAGGGTTCTTGATCAAATCGTCAAATTAACTCAATTTCGCGATCAAAAACTTGATGACGTGACTGAACTCCAACTGATTGCTGAACTTTACAAACTACTTGCTTACCTAATAGAAGAATCTCCCAGTAAAGCAATTTCTGATGGTAGTATTCTTATTCAAAATTATATTAGACAAACTAAAAAAATAATTCACTCACAATATGGAACTTCTTTAAAAGTGGGAGAAATTGCTGATAAACTCAATCTCAACCGCAGCTACCTCTACAAGATTTTCAAAGAAGAAACTGGCTATTCGATCAAAGATTATATCATCCAAGTCCGCATGGAAAAAAGTGCTGATTTACTTACCAACACTACTTTTCATATCTCAGAAGTCGCAAGCGCCGTAGGCTTCACAGATGGTCTCACATTCAGCAAAGCCTTCAAAAAATACTTCAACCAAAGCCCAAGCAATTACCGCAAAACACTAAAAAATTAA